In Ruminococcus sp. HUN007, a genomic segment contains:
- a CDS encoding radical SAM protein, protein MKKKILLIQPTPYDQYGNLVKKKRLYFVGLALPLLAALTPDDFEVELCYETIENVPFDTDAELIGISSMGHAVMRTIDIAKKFRELGKTVILGGYMVSLMPEEAQKYCDAVMIGDAEETWGEMINDYLNGTLKKTYRKKLTELVTPLPRYELLLNKKIGNFLPVQAGRGCPKTCSFCSIYCLYHGQYLKRSIPDVIRDIKRVKELGFRQFLLLDDNLFSNRDYALELCNEIRKLKMKWMTQCSIDIAEDEELLNAVHDSGCYVLSFGLESISRESLVGMQKAWAHPDRYSRQLETIRKHGIDISTEMVVGAEGDTLESIKATAGFVERNHITVPRFYILTPIPGTQYYDEMKKQDRIYNTDMYSYNSCEAVHYPKNMTPEQLTKAYWDLYNEVYSYRCILKRTIFTRNFLIRPFTSMFYFGVNVFYRNHIKHGIVPNII, encoded by the coding sequence ATGAAAAAGAAAATATTGCTCATACAGCCTACACCATACGATCAGTACGGCAACCTTGTAAAAAAGAAAAGGCTCTACTTTGTCGGTCTGGCCCTCCCTCTTCTTGCCGCACTCACTCCTGATGATTTTGAAGTGGAACTGTGCTATGAAACCATCGAAAATGTTCCGTTCGACACCGATGCTGAACTCATCGGCATCAGCAGCATGGGTCATGCCGTTATGAGAACGATCGACATCGCAAAAAAATTCCGTGAACTCGGAAAGACCGTCATCCTCGGCGGATATATGGTATCCCTCATGCCGGAGGAAGCTCAGAAATACTGTGATGCGGTTATGATAGGTGATGCCGAGGAAACCTGGGGCGAAATGATAAATGATTATCTGAACGGTACGCTGAAAAAAACATACCGGAAGAAACTCACCGAACTGGTAACGCCTCTTCCGCGGTATGAACTCCTGTTAAACAAAAAAATAGGAAACTTTCTCCCCGTTCAGGCCGGAAGAGGCTGCCCGAAGACATGCAGTTTCTGCTCCATCTACTGTCTCTACCACGGTCAGTATCTCAAAAGAAGCATTCCTGACGTGATCAGGGATATAAAACGGGTAAAGGAACTTGGTTTCAGACAGTTTCTCCTTCTCGATGACAACCTCTTTTCAAACCGCGACTACGCGCTGGAGCTCTGTAATGAAATAAGGAAACTGAAAATGAAATGGATGACGCAGTGTTCCATCGACATCGCTGAAGACGAAGAACTGCTTAATGCTGTTCATGACAGCGGATGCTACGTACTGAGTTTCGGACTTGAAAGCATAAGCCGTGAAAGTCTTGTCGGCATGCAGAAAGCATGGGCACATCCGGACAGATACAGCCGCCAGCTTGAAACAATACGAAAGCACGGCATTGACATTTCAACGGAAATGGTGGTAGGTGCGGAAGGCGACACACTCGAATCGATAAAAGCAACTGCCGGATTTGTTGAACGGAACCATATAACCGTTCCGCGCTTCTACATTTTAACGCCGATTCCGGGAACGCAGTATTACGATGAAATGAAAAAGCAGGACCGCATATATAACACTGATATGTACTCGTACAATTCATGTGAAGCGGTACACTACCCGAAAAACATGACCCCGGAACAGCTTACAAAAGCCTACTGGGATCTGTACAACGAAGTCTACTCCTACAGGTGCATACTGAAGCGGACGATATTTACAAGAAATTTCCTCATCCGTCCGTTTACATCCATGTTCTATTTCGGAGTGAATGTTTTCTACCGTAATCACATCAAACACGGGATCGTTCCGAATATTATTTAA
- a CDS encoding leucine-rich repeat protein encodes MKRIISVLTGLCMFTAFLCGPAAITAYALDTREGWVRVTEKSGTCGDNITWVLDTNGTLTISGSGKMYDYDKDNPTPFLGDYYPYIKKIIVQGKVTHIGDSAFESCQDAVTVTLPDSVMSIGYRAFADCCKMTNFKIPSKVTVINNEAFRGCGGLTSLTIPEGVTSIGEWTFSGCGGLTSLTIPEGVTSIGEWAFCGCIGLTSLTIPEGVTSIGEFAFDSCKSLTSVSIPNSVKGIETQCFGCCSNLKSVTLPDNLEFIADRAFTECTNLKSIKIPDSVKWIGGSAFKKCSSLTSVNIPANVYLIGNWAFAQCPGLTAINVSAKNAEYTSIDGVVYTKDKKELEFYPGGKKGAFTVPSTVTHINQYSFYGCMGVTSVKIPDSVWRIEEFAFCECGNLTSVFIPDSVSAIDKGAFAHCTSLQTVNIPKGETAISDFVFEDCTSLASVNLPDTLIGICKGAFSGCTSLKSVTIPESVIMIQEGAFEKCQKLSSVTILNPECQIAEGKNTFASQGDFFIGVFHGYEGSTTQDYAKNNGRGFVALSNPIPGDLNSDGKIDVTDLSILSVHLLDKNELTAAARKAADVDSNGNVDLADLAGLRQFIAKKIEKF; translated from the coding sequence ATGAAAAGAATAATCTCAGTCCTGACGGGACTATGTATGTTCACGGCATTCCTGTGCGGACCTGCGGCGATCACCGCATATGCACTTGACACGCGAGAGGGTTGGGTGCGTGTCACAGAAAAGTCAGGAACCTGCGGAGATAATATAACATGGGTACTCGACACAAACGGGACACTGACCATCAGCGGATCAGGAAAAATGTATGACTATGACAAAGATAACCCGACTCCCTTTTTAGGTGACTATTATCCGTACATTAAGAAGATTATCGTTCAGGGTAAGGTGACTCATATCGGGGACAGTGCATTTGAAAGCTGCCAGGATGCAGTAACTGTGACACTTCCGGACAGTGTTATGAGTATCGGATATCGTGCATTTGCTGACTGCTGCAAAATGACCAATTTCAAGATTCCCTCCAAAGTGACTGTCATCAATAACGAGGCTTTCCGTGGCTGTGGTGGTCTGACTTCGCTGACGATCCCTGAGGGTGTGACAAGCATTGGAGAATGGACTTTCTCTGGCTGTGGTGGTCTGACTTCGCTGACGATCCCTGAGGGTGTGACAAGCATTGGAGAATGGGCTTTCTGTGGCTGTATTGGTCTGACTTCGCTGACAATCCCCGAGGGTGTGACAAGCATTGGAGAATTTGCTTTCGATTCTTGTAAATCCCTGACTTCTGTGAGCATACCGAACAGTGTAAAAGGGATTGAAACTCAGTGTTTCGGTTGCTGCTCAAATCTAAAATCCGTGACGCTTCCGGACAATTTAGAATTCATAGCGGACCGCGCATTCACGGAATGTACGAACCTGAAATCTATAAAAATTCCGGATAGTGTAAAATGGATAGGAGGTTCGGCTTTCAAAAAATGTTCCAGCCTGACATCTGTGAACATTCCAGCTAACGTGTATTTGATCGGAAACTGGGCGTTTGCTCAATGTCCTGGTCTTACAGCAATTAATGTTTCTGCAAAGAATGCGGAATATACCAGCATTGACGGTGTTGTCTATACAAAAGATAAAAAAGAACTGGAATTCTATCCTGGAGGCAAAAAAGGCGCATTTACTGTTCCGTCAACTGTGACGCATATTAACCAGTATTCTTTCTATGGCTGTATGGGTGTGACATCTGTTAAAATTCCGGATAGTGTGTGGAGAATCGAGGAATTTGCTTTCTGTGAATGCGGAAATCTGACCTCTGTGTTCATTCCGGATTCTGTGTCAGCGATCGATAAAGGTGCGTTTGCGCACTGCACTAGTCTGCAGACAGTGAATATTCCGAAAGGCGAAACCGCCATCAGTGACTTTGTTTTTGAAGACTGTACAAGTCTGGCTTCCGTGAACTTACCGGACACATTGATAGGTATTTGCAAGGGTGCTTTTTCAGGCTGCACGAGTCTGAAATCAGTGACGATTCCGGAAAGTGTGATAATGATCCAGGAAGGTGCTTTCGAGAAGTGTCAGAAACTGTCCTCCGTTACGATCCTGAACCCGGAGTGCCAAATAGCTGAGGGAAAAAATACGTTCGCTTCCCAGGGCGATTTTTTCATTGGAGTTTTTCACGGATACGAGGGCAGTACCACCCAGGATTATGCGAAGAACAACGGGCGCGGATTTGTTGCTCTCAGCAACCCCATCCCCGGCGACCTGAACAGCGACGGAAAAATCGATGTAACAGACCTTTCAATTCTTTCTGTCCATCTTCTTGACAAGAACGAATTAACAGCAGCAGCGCGTAAGGCAGCCGACGTTGACAGCAACGGAAACGTAGATCTTGCAGACCTTGCAGGACTCAGACAATTTATTGCAAAGAAGATAGAGAAGTTTTGA
- a CDS encoding sigma-70 family RNA polymerase sigma factor produces MTDQEFVEHMKKSPEECMKAVFDEYCNYVYIIAATKLRNCGTTEDIEECVSDVFTEVFRKKDDLGEREGDLKGFIGVIARCRSIDMYRKLSAKANKTISSDDEGIIELSSGENVAESVEMSERNSIIFNKIKELGEPDTSIIVKQYYYNMTVSEIGRVLSMTAAAVQKRSIRAREKLKKMLSEAGINY; encoded by the coding sequence ATGACAGATCAGGAGTTCGTTGAACACATGAAAAAATCTCCGGAAGAGTGCATGAAAGCAGTTTTTGATGAATACTGCAATTATGTGTATATCATAGCAGCGACTAAACTCAGAAACTGTGGAACTACGGAAGATATAGAAGAATGTGTGAGTGACGTTTTTACAGAGGTGTTCAGAAAGAAAGATGATCTTGGTGAACGCGAAGGTGATCTGAAAGGATTTATCGGAGTGATAGCCAGATGCAGATCGATAGATATGTACAGAAAGCTCAGTGCAAAAGCAAATAAAACGATATCTTCTGACGATGAAGGCATTATCGAATTATCGTCCGGAGAGAACGTAGCCGAATCTGTCGAGATGTCAGAGCGTAATTCCATCATATTTAATAAGATAAAAGAATTAGGCGAACCTGACACGTCGATTATTGTAAAACAGTACTACTACAATATGACGGTATCTGAAATAGGAAGAGTGCTCTCAATGACTGCGGCTGCAGTACAGAAACGAAGTATCAGAGCAAGAGAAAAGCTTAAAAAGATGCTTTCTGAAGCCGGCATAAATTACTAA
- a CDS encoding sigma-70 family RNA polymerase sigma factor yields the protein MTESELNDMLKHSPDEGHRAVFDQYYNYVYAVTLRILRGTVSMSDIEECVIDTFADVMLNYDPENGGSLKAYIGTVAKRNSINMMRKSNRKSFNTVSIDSDDFGEIVSGTNVEHTAENRNVSEALINAVKALGEPDSIIIIQKYFYDRKSSEIGKIVGLSPIAVRARTSRAMKKLKNILADFC from the coding sequence ATGACCGAAAGCGAACTTAATGACATGCTGAAGCATTCACCTGATGAAGGCCATCGTGCTGTATTTGATCAGTATTACAATTATGTTTATGCTGTCACATTACGCATTCTTCGCGGAACTGTATCCATGAGTGATATAGAAGAATGTGTCATCGATACATTTGCAGATGTTATGCTGAACTACGATCCTGAAAACGGTGGCTCGCTGAAAGCTTACATAGGAACGGTTGCCAAAAGGAATTCAATAAATATGATGAGAAAATCAAACAGAAAATCCTTTAATACTGTATCCATTGACAGTGATGATTTCGGTGAGATCGTTTCCGGCACGAATGTAGAGCATACGGCTGAAAACAGGAATGTTTCCGAGGCACTGATAAATGCGGTAAAGGCGCTCGGCGAACCGGACTCCATAATCATAATACAGAAATACTTCTACGACAGAAAGTCGTCAGAGATTGGAAAGATAGTGGGGCTTTCACCGATTGCGGTACGTGCAAGAACAAGCCGTGCAATGAAAAAACTTAAAAATATTCTCGCAGATTTTTGTTGA
- a CDS encoding helix-turn-helix domain-containing protein, translating to MLKDNLIMLRKMNGYSQEQIAEKIGISRQAYAKWESGATVPDIEKASQLAEVYGVTIDGLMKTESLNGIGTLPPAPRGKNLWGTVTLGDRGQIVIPKPARDKFGLKGGDRLIVATDEVGIALFPAEFFENKMQEFMKELSKEH from the coding sequence ATGCTAAAGGATAATCTGATCATGCTCAGAAAAATGAACGGATACTCACAGGAACAGATCGCAGAAAAGATAGGTATTTCCCGTCAGGCCTATGCCAAATGGGAAAGCGGAGCGACTGTGCCGGATATTGAAAAGGCGTCACAGCTTGCTGAGGTTTACGGTGTTACAATAGACGGTCTGATGAAGACCGAGTCGTTAAATGGTATCGGTACATTACCGCCGGCACCGCGGGGAAAGAATCTGTGGGGCACCGTCACATTAGGAGACCGTGGTCAGATCGTTATCCCAAAGCCGGCACGCGACAAATTCGGTCTGAAAGGCGGCGACCGTCTTATCGTTGCTACAGACGAGGTAGGAATAGCTCTTTTTCCTGCGGAATTTTTTGAAAACAAAATGCAGGAGTTTATGAAGGAGTTATCGAAAGAACACTGA
- a CDS encoding ABC-2 transporter permease: protein MNAMLRKEMCLSASVLSYIFLAAAVMTLIPGYPVLCGAFFITLGIFQSFQSAREANDIVYSALLPVAKSDVVKGKFMFSVMIELAGFLLMTVFTLIRMTVLSSSEVYHKNALMNANPFFLGMALVIFGLFNMVFIGGFFKTAYKFSPFVTYIIVAFLTIGVAEALHHIPGCADVNAFGFDHIGLQAALLCGGAVMFTMLTFLSYKKSCRTFEKIDL from the coding sequence ATGAATGCAATGTTAAGAAAAGAGATGTGTTTAAGCGCATCAGTTTTATCGTATATCTTTCTCGCAGCAGCTGTAATGACACTGATTCCGGGATATCCGGTACTCTGCGGAGCGTTCTTCATCACACTCGGTATTTTCCAGAGCTTTCAGAGTGCCCGTGAGGCAAATGACATCGTTTATTCCGCACTGCTACCGGTTGCCAAGAGCGATGTGGTAAAAGGAAAATTCATGTTTTCGGTAATGATTGAACTTGCAGGATTTCTTCTGATGACGGTGTTTACGCTTATCCGTATGACTGTTCTTTCCAGTTCGGAGGTTTATCATAAGAACGCCCTGATGAACGCAAATCCGTTTTTCCTTGGAATGGCTCTTGTGATCTTCGGTTTGTTTAACATGGTGTTCATAGGCGGATTTTTTAAAACAGCCTATAAGTTTTCACCGTTCGTGACATATATTATCGTGGCATTTCTGACGATAGGAGTCGCTGAGGCTCTTCATCATATTCCGGGATGTGCAGACGTAAATGCCTTCGGCTTTGATCATATTGGTCTTCAGGCAGCACTTCTTTGCGGCGGTGCTGTTATGTTTACAATGCTTACGTTTTTATCATATAAAAAATCATGCAGAACATTTGAAAAAATAGATTTATAA
- a CDS encoding ABC transporter ATP-binding protein, which translates to MKIAELKNVCKTYPAFKLNNVSFSLESGKITGFIGRNGAGKTTVIKSMLNLVHTDSGEICYFGKPLSGNETEIKQRIGYSTGTVSWYPRRTIRQIIDTTKRFYKNWDEEACRKYMQLFALDENKKPMELSEGMKVKCNLLIALSHGAEVLILDEPTSGLDPFSRDELMELFTTLKENGVTILFSTHITSDLERCADNIVYISHGEIKAECAKTDFIKDFGKEDETLEEIFLRLEREMRS; encoded by the coding sequence ATGAAAATTGCGGAACTGAAGAATGTGTGCAAGACCTATCCGGCTTTTAAGCTGAATAACGTATCTTTCTCACTTGAAAGCGGAAAGATAACCGGATTTATAGGCCGTAACGGTGCAGGAAAAACTACTGTCATCAAATCGATGCTGAATCTTGTTCATACTGACAGCGGTGAGATATGCTATTTCGGAAAGCCGCTTTCCGGAAATGAAACTGAGATAAAGCAGCGTATCGGTTACTCGACGGGTACTGTAAGCTGGTATCCGAGAAGGACTATTCGTCAGATAATCGATACCACAAAGCGATTCTATAAAAATTGGGACGAAGAAGCCTGCCGTAAATATATGCAGCTTTTCGCACTGGATGAAAACAAGAAGCCGATGGAACTTTCCGAGGGCATGAAGGTGAAGTGCAACCTGCTTATCGCTCTGTCACACGGTGCTGAAGTGCTGATCCTTGATGAACCGACAAGTGGCCTTGATCCGTTTTCACGCGACGAGCTTATGGAACTGTTTACGACGCTGAAGGAAAACGGCGTGACAATTCTGTTCTCGACACACATCACATCTGATCTTGAAAGATGCGCTGACAACATCGTATATATCAGCCACGGCGAGATCAAAGCTGAATGTGCAAAAACCGATTTCATTAAGGACTTTGGCAAAGAAGACGAAACACTGGAAGAAATATTCTTAAGACTGGAAAGGGAGATGAGATCATGA